A stretch of DNA from Rhizobium rhododendri:
CTTAACGGCGGCATCGATCTGTCTGTGGGCTCGACGCTCGGCCTGTCCGGCTGCATCGCCGGCTTCATGATGCAGGGCATCACGCTGAAGGTGTTCGGCGTCATCCTGTTTCCGCCGGTCTGGGTTGTCGCCGTGCTGGCCTGCTGCCTTGGCGCGCTCGTCGGGCTGGTCAACGGCGTGTTGATTGCTCGCTTCAAGGTTCCAGCCTTCGTGGCGACGCTCGGCGTCATGTACATGGTGCGCGGCGTCGCATTGCTGATGACCAACGGCCTCACCTACAACAACCTCGGCGGCAAGCCCGAACTCGGCAATACCGGCTTCGATTGGCTCGGCTTCAACCGGTTGGCCGGCGTGCCGCTCGGCGTCGTCGTGCTCGTCTTCATCGCGTTCCTTGTCAGCGTCATGCTCAACCGCTCTGCCTTCGGCCGCTGGCTCTACGCTTCCGGCGGTAACGAGCGGGCTGCCGAACTTTCGGGCGTTCCGGTCAAGCGCGTGCAGATCCTGGTCTACGTGCTCTCCGGCGTCTGCGCCTCGATTGCCGGCCTGATCCTGTCCTCGCAGCTGACGTCGGCAGGACCGACGGCCGGTACGTCCTACGAATTGACTGCGATTGCTGCCGTCGTCATCGGCGGCGCGGCGCTCACCGGTGGACGCGGTAATATCCGCGGCACGCTGCTCGGCGCCTTCGTTATCGGCTTCCTGTCCGACGGTCTGGTGATCATCGGCATCTCGTCCTACTGGCAGACGGTTTTCACCGGCGCGGTCATCGTGCTCGCGGTGTTGCTCAATGCCATCCAGTATAGCCGCCGCGCCAAGAAACCCGTCTCGACGGGCGGCCAGACCACTTCTCCGCAACTGGGAGGTAAAGCGTGAAGGCTTGTTCCGCAGCCGAGAAGAATACCGGGTAACCGGGCACTACCATCAACCAAGGAGGAAAGTTTCCATGTTCAACAAGACAAGACTTCTCATGCTGTCGGCTGTCGTTCTCGCCGGACCGCTTATGGCCGCATCGTCCACCTCGGCATTTGCCGACGGCCTGATCTCGATCATCGTCAACGACCCGGCCAACCCCTACTGGCTGACCGAAGGCAACGTTGCTGCTGCCGAAGCCAAGAAGCTCGGCTATACCTCGAATGTCGGCGCCCACAAGGGTGATACCAACACCGAGAGTAACCTGATCGACACCGCGATCACCAACAAGTCGGTCGCGATCATTCTCGATCCGGCCAATGCCAGCGGTTCCGTCGGTGCCGTCAAGAAGGCCGTTGCCGCTAACATTCCGGTGTTTCTGGTCAATGCTGAAATCAACCAGGCCGGTCTTGCCAAGGCACAGCTCGTGTCGAACAACGCCCAGGGCGCTGCCCTCGGTGCGCAGGAGTGGATCAAGTCTGTCGGCGACAAGGGCAAATACGTCGAACTGCTCGGCGCGCCTTCCGACAACAACGCCGCAACCCGTTCTAACGGCTACGAGACCGTGCTGACCCAGTATCCGGACCTCGAAAAGGTCGGTTCCGACGTTGGCAACTGGGATCGTACCCAGGGTCACGACAAGATGCAGAACCTGCTGCAGGCCCATCCGGACATCACCGGCGTCATCAGCGGCAACGATGAAATGGCACTGGGCGCTATCGCTGCGCTGAAGGAAGCCGGCAAGCTCAAGGGCATCAAGGTCGGCGGCTTCGACGGTTCGCCGGATGCTGTGGCTGCCATCAAGGCCGGAGAACTGCAGTACACCGTTCTGCAGCCTGTCGCCGTGTTCTCGGCAAAGGCTGTCGACCAGGCAGATTCGTTCCTGAAGACGGGCAAGACCGGTGTCGACACCGAGAAGCAGCTCTTCGATTGCCTGATCATCAACAAGGACAACATTGCCAAGTATACGGCACCGTTTACTCTGTCCGAATAATCCGACTTTGGGGGCGGCCTTCGGGCCGCCTCCTCTCTTCATGACGAAAGCCCGGGATAGCCCGACTTGTCCACACTCTAGACCGTTGGCATGTCAGTCGCGACGCATTACCGTTTGTGACGACGCCCTGTTCGCGTCATAGATGATGGACGCCGGGCGGGACAACCGCCCAAGTGAACTCGAGCATGCCGGCCCGAACGTGATGATACTGTCCTCGCAGCTGCTGAAGACGACGGGTGATGTACATGATGCCTCTGCGACGTTGCTCGTGGTCGCATCCGACGGCGTGGCAGGCGTGGGCCGGTGATCATGGCTGACCACGACGATACCGGCGAAGCTGCGGACAATCCACTGATGCAGGAGCAGGTTCCGAGCGACACGCGGCTGGCGCGCCAGCTGGCCCGCCGCCAGCAGATGACCGAGACCGTCATGGCGGAAGGCTCGGTACGCATCGAGGATCTGGCCGAACGCTTCGGTATCAGCCTGATGACTGCCCACAGGGATCTCGACGAACTCGTCAGCCGTGGTATCCTGCGCAAGACGCGGGGCATTGCCTCGGCGGCGCCGACAAGCCTGATCGAATCCAGCGATGTCTACCGCTCCAGTCGCCAGTCGGTCGAAAAGCGTGCGCTGGCGCTTGCGGCAATGCGCTTCGTCGAGCCCGGACAGGCGATCTTCTTCGACGATTCCACCACTGTGCTGCAGATGGCGCAATTCCTGCCCTCCGCCGTGCCGCTTACCGTCATCACCAACTCGCTGACGCTGATGAACGATCTCAAGGGTATCCGCGACCTGACGTTGCTCGGCCTTGGGGGCCAGTACTACAACTGGTGCAATGCCTTCATGGGCCGCATGACCACCCATGAGATCTCGCAGCTGCGGGCCGACACGTTGTTCATGTCGATGTCTGCGATCACCGACGATATCGTCTTTCACCAGTTTCTCGAGATGGTCGATACCAAGCGGGCGATGTTCGATTCCGCCTCCACCCGCATCCTTCTCGCCGACAATACGAAATTCGACCGACGTGCCCTGCACGTGTTCTCGCCGCTTACCGATTTCGACATCGTTATCGTCGACGACGGTACGCCGCCGGTCCATATCGCCCGCATGCGCGACAAGGGCATCAATGTTGTTGTGGCTCCGACGCGCGGCTCAAGCCATGCATCCGCGCTGAAGCGATACGATCCCCAGGCCCGATAGCTCTCTGTCACGTCACTGAAACAAGGCGGTTGAAGCACCTTTTTACCCTTTGCTAAATGTAACATCACTTGACGTGAACTTACCATGTTTATATGATCCAGTGATGTTGCAGCTGTGGTACGAGCGCTCGTCTTGACGCTCCCGCACCCGGTCGTAAAAGGGAGCGAAAACCATGCCCAGCCTGCTAGGGATCGACAACGGCCTGACTGTCACCAAGGCGGTCATCTTCGATATCGACGGGACGCAGCTTTCGGTGGCGCGACGCCGGGTGCCGCAGTCGATACCCCGGGCGCGCTTTGTCGAGCGCGACATGGCAGGCCTCTGGCAGGCGACAGCAGAGGCGATATCGGAGGCGATAGCCCTTTCCGGCCGGCCGGCCGACGACATCAAGGCCGTTGCCGCCACTGCCCACGGCGACGGGATATATCTTCTGGACCACGCTCTCCAGCCGCTCGGCCCCGGCATCCTTTCGCTTGATAGTCGCGCCGGCGGTATTGTCGACCGCTGGTCGGAAGGATCGCTGTTTGACGAAGCGCTGGCCCTGACCGGCCAGGTGCCGCATGCATCTGCGCCATCGGCCTTGCTTGCCTGGTTGAAGGAAAACGATCCGGAGCGGTTCGGCCGCATCGGCCATGTTCTCGCCTGCAAGGACTGGCTGCGCTTCTGCCTCTCCGGCACGATCGGCACGGACCGGACCGAGGCAAGCACGTCCTTCACCGATGTCAGGACGCAAGCCTATTCGGCCGAGGCCTTGCGCATCTACGGGCTGGAGCAGGTGGAAAGTGCCCTGCCGCCCGTCGCAGATTCCAGTGATATCGTCGGCCATGTCACGGCCGCGGCCGCAGCTCTTACCGGGCTCGTCGAGGGCACCCCCGTTGCCTGTGGCCTGCACGATGTCACTGCTTCTGCGCTCGGCATCGGCGGCCATGTCGAAGGTGTGATCAGCATCGTTGCTGGCACCTATTCGATCAACGAGGTCGTCTCGGCGGAACCGCTCACCGATCCCCGCTGGTTCTGCCGCAACGCCATTGCGCCGGGCCAGTGGAACGCCATGTCGATTTCTCCGGCCTCGACGGCCAATTACGACTGGTTTCTCGACACCTTCTGCCGGAAGGAGCAGGACGCCGCCGCCACTGAGGGTGGCTCCATTCATGCGCTGCTGGCAACCGAGATCGACGCGGCGCTGCAGCGGCGCTCGACGATCCTCTTCCACCCCTATCTGTTCGGTTCGCCCTACGGCAATCTTGCCAGCGGCAGCTTCCTCGGCCTGCACGGCTGGCACGACCGGGGCGACATCCTGAAGGCGGTGCTGGAAGGGATCGCCTTCAATCACCGCACCCATGTGGATGCGCTCCGTGACGGCTTCTCCTTCACCCAGGTGCGGCTGACCGGAGGGGCCTCGCGCAAACCCGCCTTCGCCCAGATGTTTGCGGATATCCTGAACCTGCCGGTGACGGTCACCTCGACGGACGAGCCGGCGGCCTTCGGCGCCGCGCTTTGTGCCGGCACTGCCATCGGCGTCTACGCCTCTCCGCAGCAACCGCATCTGACCGTCGGCGCCACCAGCCGGACCTATCAGCCGGATGCCGCCCGCAGCGCCGTGTTCAACGAGCGCTTTAGCCTTTACTCGCGCCTCGCCGAAGCCCTGAAATCGGAATGGCCGGCTATCGAGCGGCTGGGCATGCCGACGGAGACCGTCGCGTGATCAAGGCCGACGAACGGCGCGAGGAAATCGCCAACTATGTCATAAAGTGCGGTCAGGTGCGCATCGATGATCTCGTGACGCATTTCGGCGTGTCGCGGATGACCATTCACCGACATATCGAGCAGCTGGCCCAGCAGGGGGTGTTGCGAAAGCTGCATGGAGCCGTCACCGTGCAGCCCTCCGGCATCTATGAAAGCACGTTCCGCTACCGCATGACAGTCGGGCGGGCCGAGAAGGATGCACTGGCCCGCGCCGCGCTGGAATATGTCGAGGCCGGACAAGTGGTGATGCTCGATGATTCCACCACGGCCAGCGCCGTGGCGCCGCTGCTGGCCGAGATCAAGCCGCTGACGGTCATCACCAACAGCGTGTCGACGGCCGAAATGCTGATCCATGTCGAGGACATGGATTTCATCTCCCTCGGCGGCCAGTATCACCGCACCTACAACGCCTTTATCGGCCTCGTCACCGAGAATGCCATCTCGCGGCTGCGCGCCGACATCCTGATCTGCTCCACCTCGGCCATCACCGGCACGACCGGGTTCATCCAGGACCAGCAGGTCGTGCGGGTCAAGCAGGCGATGATGGCCGCCTCCCGCCGCCGCCTGCTTCTCGTCGACCATGGCAAATTCGACAGGATGGCGCTGCACGTGTTTGACGAGCTGACGGCATTCGACGCCGTGCTGGTCACCGACGGCATCGCCGACGCAACAACGCAAAAGCTTGAACAGGCCGGTGTACGGCTGAAAATCGTAAGGATGGCATCATGACTTCCCCGGAAACAGCATCGGTCGATTTCGCCAGCCGCCTTGCGACGATGACCGCCGATGGCAGTGTCGATGTCGTCATCCTTGGCGCCGGCATCAACGGCGCCGGTCTCTTCCGCGATCTCTGCGCCCAGGGTATCAGCTGCCTGATCGTCGAAAAGACGGATTTCGGCGCAGGCACCAGCGCCGCACCTTCGAGGCTGATCCATGGCGGGCTCAAATATCTCGAAACCGGTGAATTCGGCCTGGTGGCGCAATCGACTCTCGAGCGCAATCTGCTTTTGAAGAACGCTCCCCATTGCGTCACCGCGCTGCCCACGATCATTCCGATCTTCTCCTGGACCAAGGGCATCTTCGCGGCGCTGCGCACCCTGTTCGGCTCCACCAGCGCACCCCGCAGCCGAGGCGCGATCCTCATCAAGATCGGCCTTTCCATCTACGACTATTACGGCTCGCGCGACCGGGTCATGCCACGCCACAAGCTTATCGGCCGCAAGCAGGCCCTGCGCGACATTCCGGCCATGACAAAGTCAATCGTCGCCACCGGCACTTACTACGACGCCAAGATCAGCCACCCGGAACGGCTGGTGCTGGAGCTGGTGACCGATGGCCTCGATGCCAATCCGCGTTCCGCCATGGCGAACTACACGACGCTGACATCCGCCAAAGACGGTGTCCTGACCTTCCAGCCGGAGAACGGCCCAGCCTTTTCAATGCGGCCGAAGTTCGTCGTCAACGCCGCCGGGCCGTGGATCGACCATGTTAACGCCGCCCTCGGCGCGCCGTCGAAAATGATCGGCGGCACCAAGGGATCGCATATCCTCCTGAAGCACGACGAACTGCTGAAGGCGCTGAACGGCCGGATGATCTACTTCGAGGCCGATGACGGGCGTATCTGCCTCGTCTACGACTATCTCGGACTTGCGCTGGTCGGTTCGACCGATATCCCCGCAGACAACCCCGACAGTGTCGTCTCGGAGCCGCAGGAAATCGACTATATGATCAACAGCCTCCGTGGACTGTTGCCGGGCATGACCTTCGATCACAGCCAGATCGTCTACGCCTATAGCGGTATTCGCCCGCTGCCGGCCTCGAACGCATCCATCCCCGGTCTGATCAGCCGCGACCATTCCGCACCTGTCGCCGAACCCGATAAGGCCCGCCCCTTCCCGATCATCTCGCTGATCGGCGGCAAATGGACGACCTTTCGTGGTTTTGCCGAAGAGGTGACCGACACCATCCTCAAGCGCATGGGCGCCAGCCGCAAGACCACGACGCGCGCCATGCCGATAGGCGGCGGTAAAGACTTTCCCACCACCGCTGCGGCCCGTGCCGAATGGTTGAAGCGGGAAAGCGCCGAGACCGGCCTCGATATCCCTCGCCTCGACCAGCTCCTGACGCGCTACGGCACCAAGGCCCGGGAGATCGCCCGCCACCGCGGCAAATGGACGGACCGTGACCGCTTGCCGGATTCGACGGATCACAGCCTCGCGGAAATCGACTACATCCTCCAGAACGAGGGTGTAGAGCACCTCTCCGACATCGTCATGCGCCGCACGACGCTCGCCATCACCGGATCGCTGACGCTGAACGACCTGCAACGGATCGCAGCCACCGTAGCCGTGATGCGCGCCTGGGATGAGACGCGGGTGTCAGCCGAGATTGAGGCGGTAAC
This window harbors:
- a CDS encoding glycerol-3-phosphate dehydrogenase/oxidase — encoded protein: MTSPETASVDFASRLATMTADGSVDVVILGAGINGAGLFRDLCAQGISCLIVEKTDFGAGTSAAPSRLIHGGLKYLETGEFGLVAQSTLERNLLLKNAPHCVTALPTIIPIFSWTKGIFAALRTLFGSTSAPRSRGAILIKIGLSIYDYYGSRDRVMPRHKLIGRKQALRDIPAMTKSIVATGTYYDAKISHPERLVLELVTDGLDANPRSAMANYTTLTSAKDGVLTFQPENGPAFSMRPKFVVNAAGPWIDHVNAALGAPSKMIGGTKGSHILLKHDELLKALNGRMIYFEADDGRICLVYDYLGLALVGSTDIPADNPDSVVSEPQEIDYMINSLRGLLPGMTFDHSQIVYAYSGIRPLPASNASIPGLISRDHSAPVAEPDKARPFPIISLIGGKWTTFRGFAEEVTDTILKRMGASRKTTTRAMPIGGGKDFPTTAAARAEWLKRESAETGLDIPRLDQLLTRYGTKAREIARHRGKWTDRDRLPDSTDHSLAEIDYILQNEGVEHLSDIVMRRTTLAITGSLTLNDLQRIAATVAVMRAWDETRVSAEIEAVTRQLAKRNHMRVR
- a CDS encoding D-ribose ABC transporter substrate-binding protein, with product MFNKTRLLMLSAVVLAGPLMAASSTSAFADGLISIIVNDPANPYWLTEGNVAAAEAKKLGYTSNVGAHKGDTNTESNLIDTAITNKSVAIILDPANASGSVGAVKKAVAANIPVFLVNAEINQAGLAKAQLVSNNAQGAALGAQEWIKSVGDKGKYVELLGAPSDNNAATRSNGYETVLTQYPDLEKVGSDVGNWDRTQGHDKMQNLLQAHPDITGVISGNDEMALGAIAALKEAGKLKGIKVGGFDGSPDAVAAIKAGELQYTVLQPVAVFSAKAVDQADSFLKTGKTGVDTEKQLFDCLIINKDNIAKYTAPFTLSE
- a CDS encoding DeoR/GlpR family DNA-binding transcription regulator; the encoded protein is MADHDDTGEAADNPLMQEQVPSDTRLARQLARRQQMTETVMAEGSVRIEDLAERFGISLMTAHRDLDELVSRGILRKTRGIASAAPTSLIESSDVYRSSRQSVEKRALALAAMRFVEPGQAIFFDDSTTVLQMAQFLPSAVPLTVITNSLTLMNDLKGIRDLTLLGLGGQYYNWCNAFMGRMTTHEISQLRADTLFMSMSAITDDIVFHQFLEMVDTKRAMFDSASTRILLADNTKFDRRALHVFSPLTDFDIVIVDDGTPPVHIARMRDKGINVVVAPTRGSSHASALKRYDPQAR
- a CDS encoding DeoR/GlpR family DNA-binding transcription regulator; amino-acid sequence: MIKADERREEIANYVIKCGQVRIDDLVTHFGVSRMTIHRHIEQLAQQGVLRKLHGAVTVQPSGIYESTFRYRMTVGRAEKDALARAALEYVEAGQVVMLDDSTTASAVAPLLAEIKPLTVITNSVSTAEMLIHVEDMDFISLGGQYHRTYNAFIGLVTENAISRLRADILICSTSAITGTTGFIQDQQVVRVKQAMMAASRRRLLLVDHGKFDRMALHVFDELTAFDAVLVTDGIADATTQKLEQAGVRLKIVRMAS
- a CDS encoding FGGY-family carbohydrate kinase; the protein is MPSLLGIDNGLTVTKAVIFDIDGTQLSVARRRVPQSIPRARFVERDMAGLWQATAEAISEAIALSGRPADDIKAVAATAHGDGIYLLDHALQPLGPGILSLDSRAGGIVDRWSEGSLFDEALALTGQVPHASAPSALLAWLKENDPERFGRIGHVLACKDWLRFCLSGTIGTDRTEASTSFTDVRTQAYSAEALRIYGLEQVESALPPVADSSDIVGHVTAAAAALTGLVEGTPVACGLHDVTASALGIGGHVEGVISIVAGTYSINEVVSAEPLTDPRWFCRNAIAPGQWNAMSISPASTANYDWFLDTFCRKEQDAAATEGGSIHALLATEIDAALQRRSTILFHPYLFGSPYGNLASGSFLGLHGWHDRGDILKAVLEGIAFNHRTHVDALRDGFSFTQVRLTGGASRKPAFAQMFADILNLPVTVTSTDEPAAFGAALCAGTAIGVYASPQQPHLTVGATSRTYQPDAARSAVFNERFSLYSRLAEALKSEWPAIERLGMPTETVA
- a CDS encoding ABC transporter permease, coding for MSEAGPSRTTTKPSLFSGGFDLGRLLLEGRAFFALILIIVVFSMLSPYYFSTANFLTMASHVAIFGILAVGMLLVILNGGIDLSVGSTLGLSGCIAGFMMQGITLKVFGVILFPPVWVVAVLACCLGALVGLVNGVLIARFKVPAFVATLGVMYMVRGVALLMTNGLTYNNLGGKPELGNTGFDWLGFNRLAGVPLGVVVLVFIAFLVSVMLNRSAFGRWLYASGGNERAAELSGVPVKRVQILVYVLSGVCASIAGLILSSQLTSAGPTAGTSYELTAIAAVVIGGAALTGGRGNIRGTLLGAFVIGFLSDGLVIIGISSYWQTVFTGAVIVLAVLLNAIQYSRRAKKPVSTGGQTTSPQLGGKA